In Rhodamnia argentea isolate NSW1041297 chromosome 5, ASM2092103v1, whole genome shotgun sequence, the DNA window GATGTCAATAAAGTCCAGCGTGACATACGGCTTGGCCACTCCAAGACTGTGGAGAATGTGATGAAGATGCTGACTGATGAGGGGTCTCTTCAAGGGGTCACCGTCTGTGATGCCGGGTGTGGCACAGGGTGCCTCGCTATTCCGCTGGCAAAGGAAGGCGCTATCGTATATGCCAGTGATATCTCCGCTGCTATGGTTTCTGAGGCCGAGAGGCAGGTGAATTTTCAGTCAACTGCCTTTCTCAGAGCTATTACAGTTACATATGTGCTGAATGATTGATTAATAATTCTAGGTATGCTTTGCCATTCATTCACTGCTACTGTTAGAAAACTTCTAGATTTCCAATTGTGTGTACTGTGACAAGTGTGTGATCAGATGTTTCTATGGGCAATACTTCAAACCTTGGGCTGCTTTCAATTGACTCTATATGATTGATTACACTTGTCTCTTTTGTCTCATCGCTATTAATGAAGCAGTTGTTGTTAACTCGGAATTGTTTCTTGGAAATCAGGCGAAAGAGCAGCTTCAAATAACCAACGATGACCAATCACCTCCTCCAACTATGCCAAAATTCGAAGTGAGTGATTTAGAGACCCTAAAAGGGAAGTATGACACGGTGATATGTTTGGATGTTCTCATACATTACCCGCAGAGTCAGGCGGATGGGATGATTGCCCACCTCGCTTCACTGGCAGAGAATCGGTTGATTCTGAGCTTTGCTCCGAAGACATTCTACTATGATCTGTTAAAGAGAGTTGGGGAGTTATTCCCAGGACCTTCCAAGGCAACAAGAGCTTATTTACATGCCGAGGCAGATGTCGAGAGAGCATTACGGAAGGTTGGGTGGAAAATAAGGAAGAGAGGCCTAAC includes these proteins:
- the LOC115739991 gene encoding magnesium protoporphyrin IX methyltransferase, chloroplastic-like, producing MIRMACSVYLTPPIFLHNANNAKTALNASPVKIARATPRSRTFAQFAIPPLSTAAADFASVDGTAIAVIGGSSVAALAAVLTLTDPERRRQLQAEDVGGGDKEVVREYFNNSGFQRWKKIYGETDDVNKVQRDIRLGHSKTVENVMKMLTDEGSLQGVTVCDAGCGTGCLAIPLAKEGAIVYASDISAAMVSEAERQAKEQLQITNDDQSPPPTMPKFEVSDLETLKGKYDTVICLDVLIHYPQSQADGMIAHLASLAENRLILSFAPKTFYYDLLKRVGELFPGPSKATRAYLHAEADVERALRKVGWKIRKRGLTTTQFYFARLVEAVPA